The Daucus carota subsp. sativus chromosome 2, DH1 v3.0, whole genome shotgun sequence genome includes a window with the following:
- the LOC108207839 gene encoding aluminum-activated malate transporter 12, whose product MQTPRHVRALFKDPCTRVADEVSNALNELANSIRNRCQCSPEILFDHLHEALTGLNTAFKAQPRLFIGPATDQTSDMLLAKAAAVAASDADKYLSSVKTDSAALLSEWRLSKRASNGVKSADKKTLKPTLSRITITSLEFSEALPFAAFSSLLIEIVAKLEIVIEEVEELGKKAKFKESNQGDNVTVTVQTPQTEDQTNTPE is encoded by the exons atgcaa ACTCCGAGGCATGTCCGGGCCCTCTTCAAAGATCCATGCACTCGCGTTGCTGATGAAGTATCAAACGCACTTAATGAGCTAGCAAATAGCATAAGGAATCGTTGTCAATGCTCTCCAGAGATACTCTTTGATCATCTACATGAAGCGCTCACAGGCCTTAACACGGCCTTCAAAGCTCAGCCAAGGCTTTTTATTGGTCCAGCAACTGATCAAACAAGCGACATGCTGCTAGCCAAAGCCGCTGCAGTGGCTGCCAGTGACGCTGATAAGTACCTGTCAAGCGTAAAAACAGACTCAGCTGCACTGCTGTCCGAATGGAGATTATCTAAAAGAGCTTCCAATGGAGTCAAGTCGGCTGATAAGAAAACGCTTAAACCAACACTGAGCAGGATCACAATCACTAGTCTCGAGTTCTCAGAAGCGCTTCCCTTTGCTGCTTTTTCTTCTTTGCTAATAGAGATTGTGGCAAAGCTGGAGATTGTCATTGAAGAAGTTGAAGAATTGGGCAAAAAAGCTAAATTTAAGGAGAGTAATCAAGGGGATAATGTGACGGTGACTGTTCAAACACCTCAAACAGAGGATCAGACGAACACTCCTGAATAA
- the LOC108206913 gene encoding NAC domain-containing protein 71, which translates to MGGASLPPGFRFHPTDEELVGYYLKRKVEGLEIELEVIPVIDLYKFEPWELPEKSFLPMRDMEWFFFCPRDRKYPNGSRTNRATRSGYWKATGKDRKIVCQSSAIGYRKTLVFYRGRAPAGDRTDWVMHEYRLSDDVSQDSSSSQGPFALCRIIKKNEQGIKNGDYSGDLKAKQVGCSSSNGASMSNQASGDLVVIPDDMPVQASPLGTPYRTSTMVESESVQVQANPSSLWHSPNFIFDSSLEYSQGQEGLSECFPQNEVSNTMTPWDTFNQFEISPSSSYSNFTEKVELADDLTQFGCMSPYSGHIDYATYFGNGSMPPPEAYDWSMY; encoded by the exons ATGGGAGGTGCTTCATTGCCACCGGGATTCCGTTTCCATCCAACTGATGAAGAGTTGGTTGGGTACTACCTAAAGAGGAAAGTCGAGGGTCTCGAAATTGAACTTGAAGTAATTCCTGTTATTGATCTTTACAAGTTTGAGCCCTGGGAGTTGCCag AAAAATCATTTCTTCCGATGCGCGATATGGAGTGGTTTTTCTTCTGTCCTCGTGATCGTAAATACCCAAACGGTTCAAGAACAAATCGAGCTACAAGGTCAGGATACTGGAAGGCCACCGGAAAAGACAGGAAAATAGTATGTCAATCATCTGCAATTGGATACCGAAAAACACTAGTTTTTTACCGCGGAAGAGCTCCAGCAGGTGACAGAACAGATTGGGTGATGCACGAGTATCGTCTTTCAGATGATGTTTCTCAAGATTCCTCAAGCTCTCAG GGACCTTTTGCCCTCTGTCGCATAATAAAAAAGAATGAGCAAGGAATAAAGAACGGTGACTATTCTGGAGACTTGAAGGCTAAACAAGTAGGGTGCAGCTCAAGCAATGGCGCCTCTATGTCAAATCAAGCTTCTGGTGACCTCGTGGTCATCCCCGATGACATGCCAGTTCAAGCAAGTCCTCTTGGCACTCCTTATAGAACAAGCACCATGGTGGAGAGTGAATCAGTTCAAGTGCAAGCTAACCCTTCAAGCCTATGGCATTCACCAAACTTCATATTTGATTCCTCCCTG GAGTACTCACAAGGCCAAGAAGGTCTGTCTGAATGCTTCCCACAGAATGAAGTTTCGAATACAATGACCCCATGGGATACATTTAATCAATTTGAGATATCTCCTAGTTCATCTTACTCAAATTTTACAGAGAAGGTTGAACTAGCTGATGATCTTACTCAATTTGGCTGCATGTCGCCTTATTCAGGACACATAGATTACGCGACTTACTTTGGAAACGGGAGCATGCCACCACCTGAAGCTTATGACTGGTCAATGTACTAA
- the LOC108209050 gene encoding protein ABCI7, chloroplastic, producing the protein MAVSTFTPIFHITPNQSNSLLFSSKFKLPRNKIKPNFTKARVFAALSDPFVLQIAETLEDSHSSSPPHLQKLRDFSSESLLSAHWPSRKDEPFRFTDTSFIKKSQIVPISTPPLPQSLNLFDDSEETQFPNLVIVDGYIVDSVSNVSGLPDGVFAGSLSNLDSEVIKKRVLDFVSSSDGDLFWSLNGVGAPDLVVVYVPEGCVVETPLHLRYFSDKGEEKESNKLPVSNPRLLVLVEKGGEIGIIEEYVGGEGEKCYWTNSVMEVVVGDGAKLTHSYIQNQSLQAAHIKWTSVRQESTSTYKLIEVSTGGKLSRHNFHMQQVGPDTVTELSTFHLSITDQTQDLHSKLILDHPRGITRQLHKCIIAHSSGQAVFDGNVQVNREAQQTDAGQLTRTLLLEPRATVNLKPNLQIIADDVKCSHGAAICDLEENQLFYFQARGIDLQTARKALIFSFGAEVLDHFPNKSIQKKVESHVKQLLVPSLSSQ; encoded by the exons ATGGCTGTCTCAACTTTCACTCCTATTTTTCACATAACCCCAAATCAATCCAATTCACTTCTATTTTCTTCGAAATTCAAACTGCccagaaacaaaatcaaacccaATTTCACAAAAGCTAGAGTCTTTGCAGCTCTCTCTGACCCATTTGTGCTCCAAATTGCTGAAACCCTAGAAGACTCTCACTCCTCTTCACCACCTCATCTTCAGAAATTGAGAGACTTTTCTTCTGAATCATTACTCTCAGCGCACTGGCCTTCAAGAAAAGATGAGCCTTTTCGATTTACAGACACTTCTTTCATCAAGAAATCTCAAATTGTCCCCATTTCAACCCCTCCATTACCTCaaagtttgaatctttttgATGATTCTGAGGAAACCCAGTTCCCGAATCTGGTGATTGTTGATGGGTACATTGTGGATTCTGTATCCAATGTTTCTGGTTTGCCTGATGGGGTTTTTGCTGGGAGCTTGTCGAATCTTGATTCTGAGGTCATTAAGAAGAGGGTTCTTGATTTTGTGTCTAGTAGTGATGGGGACTTGTTTTGGTCACTTAATGGAGTTGGGGCACCTGATTTGGTGGTGGTTTATGTGCCAGAAGGATGTGTTGTCGAAACTCCATTGCATTTAAGGTATTTTTCGGATAAAGGGGAAGAGAAGGAGTCGAATAAGTTGCCTGTTTCGAACCCGAGGCTATTAGTGTTGGTGGAGAAGGGAGGGGAGATTGGTATAATAGAGGAGTATGTAGGTGGAGAGGGGGAGAAATGTTATTGGACAAATTCAGTTATGGAGGTTGTAGTCGGAGATGGAGCAAAGCTTACCcattcttacattcaaaatcAATCGTTACAGGCTGCACATATTAAGTGGACATCAGTCCGGCAG GAATCTACTAGCACCTATAAGCTAATAGAAGTGAGCACCGGTGGAAAGTTGAGCAGACACAATTTTCATATGCAGCAAGTTGGCCCCGACACAGttacagaattatctacttttcaCTTGTCCATCACTGATCAAACACAAGACTTGCATAGTAAACTAATCTTAGATCATCCACGAGGAATAACTCGGCAACTTCATAAATGTATTATTGCACACTCATCGGGACAGGCTGTATTTGATGGGAATGTACAGGTCAACAG AGAAGCGCAACAAACGGATGCCGGACAGCTCACTAGAACCCTTCTTCTTGAGCCCCGTGCTACTGTAAATCTTAAACCTAATCTTCAAATTATCGCTGATGACGTCAAGTGCTCTCATGGTGCCGCTATCTGCGACCTGGAAGAAAATCAGCTCTTTTATTTCCAAGCAAGAGGTATTGACTTGCAAACAGCTAGAAAAGCTCTCATCTTTTCATTTGGAGCAGAAGTGCTAGACCACTTCCCGAACAAATCGATCCAGAAAAAGGTAGAAAGCCATGTCAAGCAATTGTTGGTTCCATCATTGTCCTCACAATGA